The Streptomyces sp. ICC1 DNA window ATGGCCGCGTCGCGATCGGCGCCCCGGACGCGGGCGGCCCGAGACTCAGCAGGGGGCGACTGCGGGTGGAGTCGTCCTCGCTCGCACCCTTGCTCTTCGGCGTGTACGCCGAGGTAGCCGCGGACCGAGGCGGGCGAAGCGCGGCGTACGGCGACAGGAGCGCCCGCACCCTCCGATACACGCCCGCAGGGAATCGCGAGGACAAGGTCCTCCTCCTTGAGCGCCCGAAGAACCCCGAACCCTTCCGGCTGCGCCGGACTGACCTCCCCTCCGGTCATGGTCTCTACGCTACGAGGGGAGGGTCAGCGAACGCCTGACGTGCCTCTGTGTGCGGCCATCTCGGCCCCTACACGACCGGGCATGCCCGGGTGTCCGGGTCGACGAGGATGGGCCAGTTTTTCCCCGACCCGGATCTGGTGTCCTTGTTCGTCTTTCGCCGTGGGATACCAGGTGAAGCCATAGATGCCCATGACAGCGGGAGTCGCCCACAGCCCGAGCTTGAATGCCCACTCATCCCAACGGTCAGTCAGGGTCCGGCCGGCCTCTTCCGCACCTCTCCGTGCTCCTCCCCGCCACGCTTGAGCCGCTGGAAAGCCGCGGTCGTGGTGTCCCTGCGTCATATCCGCCACTACCGCTCGGTGGCGAGGATGCTCTTTCCCGCCCGGGTGCCCGGCGGCGATCCGGACGGCAGCCCCGACGGTGGCCCCGGCAGCGGTCCGGCCGGGGAGGCGGAGATGCGGTGTAGGTGCCGACCGGTCGGCGACACCGGGACGGCTCCGGGATGGCGGAAGGTCAGCCTGGAGCCCACTTTGCGGATCCCGGGCCTTGACCGCCGCTCCCGTCCTCGCCGATGCTTTCGTTGCGGTAATTGAGACGCGTGCCGGCGCGGCTTCCTCCGCGTGTACGAGCGGGTCGCCGCCTTGGCGGGAGAAGCCGTGGGCGATTTCCTGCCCGCCCTCATCGACGATGACCGCGCCGACACTGAAGGCTCCCTTCGACGGCGGGCAGTGGTGGGAGAGTTCGATGGCTCTGATGCATCCACTGGTAGTCGATGTCTGTCCAGGGGAGATTGGGGTTCAACGGGGGTCTTCCTGTTGGGGCAGGTAGCGCAGCAGCACCATGTCGCCGACGGTCCTGGTCTCTGCGAGCGTCATGCGGTGGCCTTGTCCGTGGGGGTGGCTGGCTGGGCCGAGGAAGCGCGGTGCTTGCGGATCGCCGACCAGGAGGGGTGCGATGGCGAGTTGGATCTCGTCGGCCAGACCCTGGGAGAGGAGGGTGGCGTGGATGCGGCTGCCGCCTTCGGCCATGAGCCGGTCGACGCCGCGTTCCCCCAGGTCGTCCAGGAGTGCGGCGAAGTCGACGGTGGGGCCGAGGGAGACGACTTCGCCAAGCCCGCCGAGCCGGGCCCGCACCCTTCCCGCTCCCTCGTCGGTCGTGTAGGCGATCTTCGCTCCGCCGTGGTGCCAGAACCGTGCCTGCGGGTCCAGGTCACCGCTGCCGGAGACCGTGACCTTCAGGGGGTGCTCGGGGCGGCCCCGGGCGATGCGTTCTTTCCGGCGCTGCTCGCTGTTGACCAGCAGGCGGGGGTTGTCATTTCGGATGGTGCCGGCGCCGATGAGGATCGCGTCGGACTCGGCGCGGACCTGGTCGACACGGTCGAAGTCTTCCCTGTTGCTCAGCAGGAGGCGCTCGGGTTGCGTGTCGTCGATGTATCCGTCGAGTGAAGTGGCGACACTCAGCAGAACGTGGGGGCGGGGCATGGCCGTCTTCCTTGTCGTGGCGAGCGCCGCACTGTGGCAGCCCCCGTTCGGCGCTTTCGCCGGGCTGGTGGTCAACCGGCCTGCCCGGGCGTGCTCTCGCTCTGCCAGGTGACGGTGAGCTCGTTGCGCTGCCCGAAGCGTTCGAGGTGACGGCCCAGTACGTCCTGTACCTGCTCCAGGGCGTGGGTGTCGTCCGCGGTGGCGAGCAGGACGAGCTCGGTGGGCTGCGGGGTGAGGACGCCGTGACCGAAGGGGAAGTTGAGCTTGATCGCGCCGTCCGGGAGTGTCTCGGCCGGTATCTTCCGGCCGAGGTGGGAGGCCAGTTGCTTGGCGTAACGTGCGGCGGCGTCAGTTGCGACATGGGCGATGGATGAGGGCATCGCAGACTCCTGTGTTGTGAGGCGTGCAAGGTGTGGGCCGTGGTATCGCGCGGTGCGGGGCGGGGGGTCAGCCGTACTGGACGGACCGCTTGGACAGGCCCAGCCAGGTGCCATCGATGACCTGACGGCGGGAGTCCAGTTGGTCCTCTGCGGTGCCGAGCGTGACGGCGAGCGGTACGAAGTGCTCTACGCGCGGGTGGGTGAATGTGGCGCCGGGGGCCTTGTGCTGGAAGTCGAGGAGGGCGTCCACGTCGCCGGCGTCGATGGCGCGTCTGCCCCAGTCGTCGAACTCGGCCATCACGGCCGGGGCCTTGTTTCCGGGGTTCAGGGCGCGCAGGTTGTGGGTGAAGGATCCGCTGTTGATGATCAGGTAGCCCTCGTCGCGCAGCGGGGCGAGCCTGCGTCCGATGTCCATCAGCTTGGTGGTGTCCAGGCTCGGCAGGGATATCTGCAGTACCGGGACGTCCGCCTCGGGGTGCATGTGCATCAGCGGGATGTACGCGCCGTGGTCCAGGCCGCGCTCAGGCAGGTCCGCCACGGGCATGCCCGGGGCGCGCAGGAGCTTGCGGACGGTGTCGGCCAGCTCGGGGGCTCCGGGGGCGGGGTAGCGCAGCCGGTAGTAGTGCTCGGGGAAGCCCCAGAAGTCGTAGATCAGCGGGACGGTGGTGGTGGCGCCGAGGGCGAGCGGGGCCTCCTCCCAGTGCGCGGACACCATGAGGATGGCCTTGGGCCGCGGCATCTGGTCGGACCAGGCTGCCAGCTGACCGGGCCAGTGGGCATCCTCCAGCAGGTTGGGGCCGCCGTGGCTCAGGTAGAGACTCGGCATGCGACCGGAGGCCTGCGTGGTCATGTGCGTCCTCCTCGTACGGGGCGAGCGGCGGTCGACGCTGCCGGGTTCAGGCGCCACAGCGTGCCTGAGCCACCTGTGCGGGCAGGCGGTCCAGGTCGATGGTGTGGTGGGTGTGGTCGGCCTTGGCGTGCAGGTAGCGCAGGTTGTCGCCGGTGACGTGGACACCGGTGCGCACGCGGTCTCGCACCCGGATGCCGAGGGCGGTCAGCTGGGCGGCCTTGTCGGGATTGTTGGAGAGCAGGTCCAGTGACTGCGCGCCGAGGGCGGTGAGGATCTGGGCGGCGGCGGTGTAGTCGCGGGCGTCCTCGGGCAGGCCCAGGGCGGTGTTCGCCTCGTAGGTGTCCAGGCCCTGGTCCTGCAGGGCGTAGGCGTCGAGCTTGTTGTACAGGCCGATGCCGCGGCCCTCCTGGCGGAGGTAGAGCAGGTATCCGCCGGTGGCGGCGATGCGCTCGACGGCTTCGCGCAGCTGGGGGCCGCAGTCACAGCGGGCGGAGCCGAAGACATCCCCGGTCAGGCACTCGGAGTGCAGCCGCACCAGCGGCGCGCTGCCGGGCGCGGGGGCGCCAAGGGCGAGGGCGAGGTGCTCCCGGCCGTCGACCAGACCGCGGAAGGTCATCATCTCGGCCTCGACCGCGTACCCGTCGCCGAAGCGCAGCGGCACGGTGACCCGCGTGCGTATCTCCGCGCGGGGGAGGTCGGTGGTGGGAATCCCGTTCATGGGGCGGCTCCGCTCTGGTCAGCCAGGCATTTAGTTCGAATTTGAACGACATTCACTGGCGTGGATGGTTCAAATTTGAACAACTGGTTGGTACGGTGGATGTCATGGTTGCGGCGGCGTGGCTGAATGAGGACGAGATGCGGGCCTGGAAGAGCTTCCTGGCCACCAGGGGGCCCTGGTGAACCGGCGCGTCGAGCAGCAGCTCAAGGACGAGGCGGGGCCGTCATGTGCCGTTCGAGGTTCTGGTCCGGCTGGCCGACGCCGAGAGCGGCGAGATACGTACGACCGGGCTCGCCGGTGCCCTGCACACCGCCAAGAGCGGGCTGACCTACCAGATCACGCAGCTGGAGAAGACCGGCCTGGTCCGCCGGCGTACCCGCCCCAGCGACACGCGGGGCGCCTACGCCGCCCTCATCGACGTGCTGAGTCCACAGCAGCTCGCCGGATCGGCTTGGCCAGCCCGGTGTGGACCGGCACGAGCATCCGCAACCGGTCAGGGGTTGATGACTCCATAGAGCATGAGCGAGATGAAGTCAACCCACGAACCGGTGTAGTAGGACGGGTATTCGGCCTTGACCCGGGTGGCGAATTCCTCCGGCGTCTTCGACGCCTGGTGCGTGGCGCTCGCGCTGCGCAGGTAGGCGATGTTGTCGTCCAGGACGTCGAAGTCCGTGGTCTGTCCGTGTCCCACCAGGATGGTGGTGTAGCCCTGCTCGGGCAGCTCCTGGAAGTCCATCAGGTGGCCGATCCACGATTCGAAGTTGCCGTCCACGGTGAACATGTGGGTGTTCGGCGAGGCCACCGTGTCGAAGGCCATCAGCACGTGCTGGTCGGGCATCTTGACGACTGTCCCCCATTCGGCCTCACCCTCCAGCACCTTCTCGAAGATGAAGGTCACGCCACCGATCTCGGTGGCTTCTTCGGAGAGTTCATGCGTCGGAAGGGTGGGTGTCGCGGCGGCGGCCCCGTGGAAGAACTCGTTACGCGAGTCCAGGATGGCCTGCCCGTTGGCCGCGATGTACGAAGTCACCTCCGGGAAGGCGTAGATCGGCGCGTCCGGGAAGCGTTCGTGGAGTACTCCCAGACCGGACCAGTGGTCGGGGTGGATGTGTGACAGCACGATGCGCTCGACCGGACTGCCCAGACTCTGGGCGTAGTCGGCGATCTCGCCGGCGTACTTGGTGAACAGGTTGGCGTCGAAGATCACCAGGCCCGCCGAGGTCTCCACGATCTGCGTGTTGGCCAGCAGGCTGTCCTCGGGGCTGGTGTAGGTGTGGATGGTGGTGCCACCGTAGTTCTGCGTGGTGATCTTTCCGGCCGTGGACGGAGTGGACTGCGTCATGGGGGTCCTCCGTGGAGTTGTGTGCGTGATCCGAACGTCCGCACCCGTCTGCTGCGGGCGCAGGCCCGAAGTAGCAGAGCCCGTCAGGCGATCCGAGATTCACAATATGCCTGCGCTCGCAATATCTGCGGACGCAAGGAAAATTTACGATCGGCCCGGTCCGCGGTGAAGAGGTCTTTGGTCACCCGCCGGCAGCCGAACGGCCCTGTGTGGCCCGTTCCTCAGACCGCGGGATGCTGAGTTCGTTGACGGCAAGTGCCGGCTCGCCGCGCACAACGGCCTCGTGGATGTTCCCGTCGCGGATGCCCTCCAGATTGAGGCCCATCGCACTGTCGAGTTTCATTCCCATAACGCGATAGTGACCGAAAGCACCTTCCCTCCGGCGATCACGCGGCCGGGGCGGGCACCGGCTTTGCGCCATGTGAGCATGGTGGGCATGGATGACCGTTTTGATGGGCTGCTCGACGATGAGGCTGTGATCCTGCTCGGGCAGATGCTGCGAGCGACACATGTCGTCCTGTCTCGGGCGGTGAGGGACCTTGCCGAGGCAGGGGTAAACCGCGAGCAGTTCGAGGTGCTGCTGCGCTTGGCGCGGCATCCCGGAGGGGCGGCCCGTATGACGGTGCTGGCCGAGGAGATGGCATTCAGCTCGGGGGGGTTCACCCGATTCGTCGATCGGATGGAGCGTGACGGCCTGCTGGTCCGCGGCCCCGATCCGGACGACCGCCGGGCGGTGAGGGTGTCCGTCACCAAGAAGGGCGAGGCGCTACTGCGGGAGGCGCTTGCCGTGCATGCGCCGCGGTTGCACGGATACCTGCTGGATCCGCTCACCGAGGAGGAGCGCCGGGTGATGACGTCTGCGCTCGTCCGCCTCGACCGGTGGAACAGCGCCGGGCGGGACTGAGGCCCGGCGGAGTAAGGGACGGTCGGCTACAGGATCAGGGTCCGAGGACCCTCGGGGAGGCCTGCCGGGCGGTCTAGATTCATCTGCAACCGCAGATACTGCGAGAGCAGTCAGCGGTTGTCCGCCGAAGCGCGCGGCCAGGCGCCGCCTCCCGAGGAGAACTCATCGATGACCACCGCCACGTCCGACCGCACCGAGCTGCTCACCCTCGACATGGCCGCCCAGGACCTGCTGTTCCGCGAGGCCCGTACGGCCAACACCTTCACGGACGCGCCAGTCACCGCGGCACAGCTGGAAGCTGTCTACGACCTGGTGCAATACGCGCCCACCGCCATGAACCAGCAGCCGCTGCGCATGCTCGTCCTGGAGACGCGGGAAAGCCGCGCCCGCCTCGCCCCGCACCTCGCCGAGGGAAACCGGAAGAAGACCGCCGGAGCCCCGATGGTCGCGATTCTTGCCGCTGACACAGCGTTCCACGAGCACCTGCCGGCGCTCTTCCCCCACTTCCCCGGAGCCAAGGACATGTTCGCCGACGATGAGATGCGCGCCGACTCCGCCCGGTTCAACGCGCTCATCCAGGTCGGTTACGTCATCCTCGGCATCCGCGCCGCAGGACTCGCCGCGGGACCCATGACCGGCTTCGATGCGGCCGGCGTGGACAAGGAATTCTTCGCCGACGGACGCCACCACTCCCTGGTCGTCGTCAACATCGGCCACCCCGGCCCGGACGCCTGGTTCCCGCGCCTGCCGCGCCTGACCGCCGACCAGGTCATCACCACCCTCTGACCACACTCAGCGCATGCGCCGACCGGATGCGACCTGTCTCGTCAGGTCGCATCCGGCTTCGCCTGGGAGGGTCCCAGTAGTGGACCTGGCCGTGGACGAACTGCGCGGCGCCGGCCGCGAGGTCGACGCCGAGGTGCTGGCGCACATCTCCGCGGCCCGCAGCCAGGTGGTCACCTACTACGGCGCCATCGCCGTCGACTACGAACACGAACTCGCCCAGCTCAACGAGCGCGGACACCGGCCGCCGCGGACCGTGACCGTGGACGAGCCCGGAGCCGGGCTGTCGGGGCGGTCGACCCGGCGGGCTCCACGGGGAAGGGCGGCATCGGGGTTGGTCTAGGAGGTCGAATGACCTTCCGATATGTGACGCAAATGGGATGATCCGTCTGCAGCCGAGCGGAATTTACCAGTTTTGAGGCATACGTGGCGCCTATCCTGGCTGCTTGGTCAGCCTGTGATGCAGACCTCGGTTGCATCATCCGGCGCATCCTTACCAGAAAGGTGTGGCCGTGGCACGGCATCCAGCAGGTGACGCCAGACCCGTCCGGCCTTCCGGCCGGCAGCGGTGGACCTCGTTCATCGCCGCGGACAGCACTGGTGGCAGTGCCGTGCGAGGTCTCCACGAGCAGACGAATCCGCGGCATCGGCTGCGCGTCGAGCACGACGCCCACACGCTGCTGATCCACCTCAGCGACGAGGACGGCGGCGGGTTGTGGACCACCATCGCCGTCGATCGGGCGACACGCCAATGGGCCGTGGCTCAGGACACCCGACAGTCCGACACCGCTCGGGGTGCGTACGACGCCCTCTACGAGCAGTAGATCCTCAAGGCACCCCACATCCGGCTGAATCCCACGATTCTCACCGCCATCCCCAGGTCCGTCCCGGTTCAGGTCGCTCGCGAAGTCGGTCCCGTTGAAGCTCGCGAAGTTCGCCGGGATGGGAACGGCGCGCCCGCGGGCGGTGCGCGACTTGGTGTTGATGTCGAAGGCCCCGCCGCTGCCGTTGATGTAGAGGTCCCCTACCGAAAACGACCCGGCCTGTTGGATCGGCGGGCCGTTTTCGTCGTGCGGTTGGTCGCAGGTGTGCTGAGGGCCCGGCCGTCATGTCACGTGGGCGCCGCGAAACACGGGTCCGGCCGGTCGGTTCAGCTGCGTCGCGACGGGTGAGCGTGCTGGTCGGCCGGTGGTTCCGTCATGGCACCCGAGCGAATCAGGCGGTCGAGGTCCGGGTCGGACTCCGCCACACGCAGGAGCAGCGCCAGCAACTGCTCTCGCTCGCGGCTGCTGAGGCCGGCGAACACGGCATCGTCGACCTGGACGACCAGTTCGGACGCGCGGGCCAGGGTCTCCCGGCCGGCCTGCGTGACGTGAACCGCGTAGCGACGCCTGTCCTGCGGGTCTCGTTCCCGGCTAGCCAGCCGGTCGCGTTCAAGGTCATCGACGATGGCGACGACGGCGCTGGCGTCGACTCCGAGCTTCTCGGCGAGGGCCTGTTGTGAGATCGCGCCGTGGGCGCACAGCACGGTCAGTGCGCCCATGTGCTTGGTACGCAACTCCATCGCGTCCAGAGCGACGGCCAAGCGCCGCTCCATCGCGGATCCCAGCTTGGAGAGCAAGAGGGCCGTGCTGACGATGCGCCGGTCGGGCTGCTTGTTGTTCACGTGTCAACGTTAGCAGCCCCCACGGTTATGTCATACTATCGTTGTGAGCGGCAATGATTTATCTGTATATTCATTGACGCCTGATCGTCATCCAACGTCACGAACGGAACACCACTCATGCGCGCGCTACGCGTCACCCTGATCATCACCGGAGTCTTCCAGCTGCTGCTGGGGGCATCGTTCCTGGTGGCACCCGGTATGACCGCCGACCTGATGGGCCTGGGCCCGGCGGCGCCGTCGTGGGCGAACTGACTGTTCGCGATGATGGCCGCCCGATTCCTCGGCTACGCCTACGGCATGTTCCACGCAGCGCGGGCACCACGCGAACGGGTCGGCTGGATCAACACGATGATCGTCATCCAGGCCATCGACTGGATAGCGACCCTCGGCTACCTGGCGGCAGGCAGCCTGACCTTGAGCCAGGTGACCACTGCGGCCTTCGCCCCGGTGCTCTTCATCGGCGCGCTGCTGTGGTTCCACCCGCGCCGGCTGCCCGCCGAGCACTGATACCCCCGACGCTGAAGGAAAGACATGTCCGAGAACGAAAAGACCCCCGTCGACTTCTGGTTCGACCCGCTGTGCCCCTGGGCTTGGATGACGTCCCGCTGGATGTCCGAGGTCGAGAAGGTGCGCGACATCGAGGTCCGCTGGAACGTGATGAGCCTCGCCGTTCTCAACGAGGACAAGCTCGACGAGCTCCCCGAGCAGTACCGAGAGCTGCTCGGCCCCACAGGCTGGCGCCCGGTGCGCGTGGTGACCGCGGCCAGGGAGCTGCACGGCGCCGAGGCCGTCGGTGACCTTTACACCGCGCTCGGAACCCGTATCCACAACCGGGGCGAGGGCGCGACCATCGAGGCGATCGCGGGCGCGCTCGACGACGTCGGCTTGCCCGCGGACCTGATCTATTACGCGGACAAGGACACCTACGACGCCGAGGTGCGCGCCTCCCACAAGGCAGGCATAGACAAGGTCGGCCAGGACGTCGGCACCCCGGTCATCGCGGTCCCCGGGGCGGACGGCGAGCAGATCGCCTTCTTCGGCCCGATCGTCACCCCGGCCCCCCGGGGCGAGGCCGCGGCCAGGCTCTGGGACGGCACGCTGCTGGTCGCAGCCACCCCCGGCTTCTACGAGCTCAAACGCTCCCGCACCGCCGCACCCAGCTTCGACTGAACAGGCGGCCGCAACGGTGCCCGCCTACCGTCTGGATTGCGGGACCCAAACCGAGACACATCCCCCCACCCCCCCACATGCAGAACCGACAAGAGGAACACCCCATGTATGTCATCGCAGGAGCCACCGGCAACGTCGGATCAGCCGCCGCTCACGCCCTGATCAAGGCTGGCAAGCCGGTCACCGTCATCGTCCGCACCCAGGAGAAGGCCCAGCAGTGGCGCGATCAAGGCGCCGAGGCCGCGGTGCTGGACCTGACCGACACCGCGGCCCTGACCAACGTGCTCACCGGCGCGGCCGGGGCGTTCTTGATGGTCCCGCCGAACTTCTCCGTGCCCGACTTCCTCCAAGCGAGCCGGGAGCTCATCGCCTCCCTCGCCACCGCGGTCAAGGACAGCGCAGTGGCGCACACCGTGCTCCTCTCCTCCATGGGCGCGCAGCACGACTCCGGGACCGGCCCGATCGTCACCGTCCACTGGGCCGAGGAGGCGCTGAAGCCGGTCGCACGGAACCTCACGCTGGTGCGGGCCGCGTACTTCCTGGAGAACTGGGCCCCGGTTCTGCCCGTCGCGCTCGAGCACGGCGTGCTGCCCGCGTTCCTGGCGCCCGACACGGCGATGGACACGATCGCCACCGCCGACATCGGCGCCTTCGTCGCCGACTCCCTCCTCCACCCGGCCCAGGGCCTGCGGGTCAGGTCGGTTGGCGGACCTGAGCGGTACTCACCCCAGGACGTTGCTTCGGCACTGTCCGACCTCCTGGGCAAGCCGGTACCCCTTGCCCCCGCCCCGGCCGAAGACGCGGCCGCCGCATTCATCGGGATGGGATTCCCCCAGCAGGCCGCGGAACTCTACGGGGAGATGTACTCCGGCATCGCCTCCGGTCACGTGGCGTTCGAAGACGGCGCAGCCATCGAGCACGGCACCA harbors:
- a CDS encoding DUF2218 domain-containing protein; the protein is MPSSIAHVATDAAARYAKQLASHLGRKIPAETLPDGAIKLNFPFGHGVLTPQPTELVLLATADDTHALEQVQDVLGRHLERFGQRNELTVTWQSESTPGQAG
- a CDS encoding class III extradiol ring-cleavage dioxygenase gives rise to the protein MTTQASGRMPSLYLSHGGPNLLEDAHWPGQLAAWSDQMPRPKAILMVSAHWEEAPLALGATTTVPLIYDFWGFPEHYYRLRYPAPGAPELADTVRKLLRAPGMPVADLPERGLDHGAYIPLMHMHPEADVPVLQISLPSLDTTKLMDIGRRLAPLRDEGYLIINSGSFTHNLRALNPGNKAPAVMAEFDDWGRRAIDAGDVDALLDFQHKAPGATFTHPRVEHFVPLAVTLGTAEDQLDSRRQVIDGTWLGLSKRSVQYG
- the ribA gene encoding GTP cyclohydrolase II produces the protein MNGIPTTDLPRAEIRTRVTVPLRFGDGYAVEAEMMTFRGLVDGREHLALALGAPAPGSAPLVRLHSECLTGDVFGSARCDCGPQLREAVERIAATGGYLLYLRQEGRGIGLYNKLDAYALQDQGLDTYEANTALGLPEDARDYTAAAQILTALGAQSLDLLSNNPDKAAQLTALGIRVRDRVRTGVHVTGDNLRYLHAKADHTHHTIDLDRLPAQVAQARCGA
- a CDS encoding MarR family transcriptional regulator, whose protein sequence is MPFEVLVRLADAESGEIRTTGLAGALHTAKSGLTYQITQLEKTGLVRRRTRPSDTRGAYAALIDVLSPQQLAGSAWPARCGPARASATGQGLMTP
- a CDS encoding MBL fold metallo-hydrolase yields the protein MTQSTPSTAGKITTQNYGGTTIHTYTSPEDSLLANTQIVETSAGLVIFDANLFTKYAGEIADYAQSLGSPVERIVLSHIHPDHWSGLGVLHERFPDAPIYAFPEVTSYIAANGQAILDSRNEFFHGAAAATPTLPTHELSEEATEIGGVTFIFEKVLEGEAEWGTVVKMPDQHVLMAFDTVASPNTHMFTVDGNFESWIGHLMDFQELPEQGYTTILVGHGQTTDFDVLDDNIAYLRSASATHQASKTPEEFATRVKAEYPSYYTGSWVDFISLMLYGVINP
- a CDS encoding MarR family transcriptional regulator; the protein is MTESTFPPAITRPGRAPALRHVSMVGMDDRFDGLLDDEAVILLGQMLRATHVVLSRAVRDLAEAGVNREQFEVLLRLARHPGGAARMTVLAEEMAFSSGGFTRFVDRMERDGLLVRGPDPDDRRAVRVSVTKKGEALLREALAVHAPRLHGYLLDPLTEEERRVMTSALVRLDRWNSAGRD
- a CDS encoding malonic semialdehyde reductase produces the protein MTTATSDRTELLTLDMAAQDLLFREARTANTFTDAPVTAAQLEAVYDLVQYAPTAMNQQPLRMLVLETRESRARLAPHLAEGNRKKTAGAPMVAILAADTAFHEHLPALFPHFPGAKDMFADDEMRADSARFNALIQVGYVILGIRAAGLAAGPMTGFDAAGVDKEFFADGRHHSLVVVNIGHPGPDAWFPRLPRLTADQVITTL
- a CDS encoding MarR family transcriptional regulator, with product MNNKQPDRRIVSTALLLSKLGSAMERRLAVALDAMELRTKHMGALTVLCAHGAISQQALAEKLGVDASAVVAIVDDLERDRLASRERDPQDRRRYAVHVTQAGRETLARASELVVQVDDAVFAGLSSREREQLLALLLRVAESDPDLDRLIRSGAMTEPPADQHAHPSRRS
- a CDS encoding DsbA family protein, translated to MSENEKTPVDFWFDPLCPWAWMTSRWMSEVEKVRDIEVRWNVMSLAVLNEDKLDELPEQYRELLGPTGWRPVRVVTAARELHGAEAVGDLYTALGTRIHNRGEGATIEAIAGALDDVGLPADLIYYADKDTYDAEVRASHKAGIDKVGQDVGTPVIAVPGADGEQIAFFGPIVTPAPRGEAAARLWDGTLLVAATPGFYELKRSRTAAPSFD
- a CDS encoding NmrA family NAD(P)-binding protein, producing MYVIAGATGNVGSAAAHALIKAGKPVTVIVRTQEKAQQWRDQGAEAAVLDLTDTAALTNVLTGAAGAFLMVPPNFSVPDFLQASRELIASLATAVKDSAVAHTVLLSSMGAQHDSGTGPIVTVHWAEEALKPVARNLTLVRAAYFLENWAPVLPVALEHGVLPAFLAPDTAMDTIATADIGAFVADSLLHPAQGLRVRSVGGPERYSPQDVASALSDLLGKPVPLAPAPAEDAAAAFIGMGFPQQAAELYGEMYSGIASGHVAFEDGAAIEHGTTTPREVLAPLLPPR